The Candidatus Omnitrophota bacterium genome has a window encoding:
- a CDS encoding SAM-dependent methyltransferase produces the protein MTTTTLITCKKDYEKILAREISLYDINFLNKCHGGILAQWQNQILFKQCEIPLRNLCFARQVLENPVFVCATSVNSLTEKLINLFIAHIGQERIVAPWARLFSSSGNEQLAHHAKTVEKNWSNKMLKKMSRIAKLAKKDIPCTPEFSEGFFVYFTGFNQAFVSFKALCAGQQRMQMDPAAPSRSYLKIEEAFKIFGHQPISNDTVIDLGAAPGGWSYSAMKRGAYVTAIDNGLLKGVARSNKNIYHLKTDALKYRYIDRRPADWLLCDIIEKPEVILNLLRKWLSQKWCRYFIANIKVGKNDPILLLRKIRDAKGGLLPHCKILRVKQLYHDREEITLMGQVK, from the coding sequence ATGACAACAACGACTTTAATCACTTGCAAGAAAGATTATGAAAAAATACTTGCGCGTGAAATTAGCTTATATGATATCAATTTTTTAAATAAATGTCACGGAGGGATTCTCGCGCAGTGGCAAAATCAAATATTATTCAAACAATGCGAAATACCTTTAAGAAATCTCTGTTTTGCGCGTCAGGTTTTGGAGAATCCTGTTTTTGTTTGCGCAACATCTGTGAATAGTTTAACCGAGAAGCTTATCAATCTTTTTATCGCGCATATTGGACAAGAACGTATTGTTGCGCCGTGGGCACGCCTCTTTTCTTCTTCTGGCAATGAGCAGTTGGCTCATCACGCAAAAACCGTTGAAAAAAACTGGTCTAACAAAATGCTGAAGAAAATGTCTCGGATAGCAAAACTTGCCAAAAAAGATATTCCCTGTACTCCAGAATTCTCTGAAGGATTTTTTGTTTACTTTACAGGCTTTAACCAGGCCTTCGTTTCCTTCAAAGCCCTTTGTGCAGGGCAGCAACGAATGCAAATGGATCCAGCCGCACCGTCACGGTCTTATCTTAAAATAGAAGAAGCCTTTAAAATATTTGGTCACCAGCCTATATCCAATGACACTGTTATTGATCTTGGAGCTGCTCCTGGCGGATGGAGCTATAGCGCAATGAAGCGTGGTGCGTACGTTACCGCAATCGACAACGGACTGCTTAAGGGCGTTGCTCGATCAAACAAAAATATATATCATTTAAAAACTGACGCGCTTAAGTATCGATATATTGATCGTAGACCTGCTGATTGGCTTTTGTGCGACATTATTGAGAAACCAGAAGTCATTTTAAATCTTTTGCGCAAATGGCTGAGTCAAAAATGGTGTCGCTATTTCATTGCCAACATTAAAGTTGGAAAGAATGATCCTATTTTATTATTACGAAAAATTAGAGATGCTAAAGGAGGACTTCTCCCTCATTGCAAGATTTTACGTGTAAAGCAACTGTATCACGATCGAGAAGAAATTACTTTGATGGGTCAAGTAAAATAG
- a CDS encoding RNA pseudouridine synthase, translating to MPQSNKIPKRYQPKNFNILYDDRDIIIGDKAAGVLTVAAAWNKNDTVHSALNQYVRKGNSKSKKCVYVVHRLDQNTSGILIFAKTEQVQRFLKDDWKNTIKTYYAVVHGQMAKKGGTISSYLIEDEEYMVHSTKDRTEGKLSHTEYVVIGETSKFSLLKINLLTGRKNQIRVHLANEGHPVVGDSKYGKNASRQKRLALHSQSISFTHPFSKERMTFETNVPEYFTTFVGHWQKKPIQPNSS from the coding sequence ATGCCTCAAAGCAATAAAATACCTAAAAGATATCAACCCAAAAATTTCAATATTTTATATGACGATCGTGATATCATCATTGGCGACAAGGCCGCGGGTGTTCTAACCGTTGCTGCCGCGTGGAACAAAAATGATACTGTTCATTCTGCACTCAACCAATATGTTCGCAAGGGTAATTCAAAATCAAAAAAATGTGTCTATGTTGTGCATAGGCTAGACCAGAATACTTCTGGAATACTTATTTTTGCAAAGACCGAACAAGTGCAAAGATTTTTAAAAGATGATTGGAAAAACACAATCAAAACATATTATGCTGTTGTTCATGGACAGATGGCAAAAAAAGGCGGAACAATCTCGAGCTATCTAATTGAAGACGAGGAATATATGGTGCATTCCACTAAAGATAGAACAGAAGGAAAACTATCGCATACCGAATATGTCGTCATTGGGGAGACATCGAAGTTTAGTTTATTAAAGATCAATCTTTTAACTGGAAGAAAGAATCAAATACGCGTTCACCTTGCAAATGAAGGCCACCCCGTAGTCGGAGATAGCAAATATGGCAAAAATGCATCTAGACAAAAGCGCTTAGCACTACATTCCCAGTCAATTTCTTTTACTCATCCATTCAGCAAAGAACGAATGACTTTTGAGACTAACGTGCCAGAATACTTCACCACTTTCGTTGGCCACTGGCAAAAGAAACCTATCCAACCAAATTCTTCTTGA
- a CDS encoding YkgJ family cysteine cluster protein: MNNAPDGIPQNSRKIDTLLPKTDKIVILQLLELFSKVDQRSSQLKNDSGIHCPDRCAQCCATAQVETTAIEMLPLAVELWRTNQADTYLELIDATQGSRKCVFLNQDPDAPNNGRCAIYTLRPLICRLFGFFTIRNKYGKYVYGGCKIIREKYPEAHQKAMSLIAAHTHPSLLTDYTIQIISMGCALDRKMVPINLAAKLALEKVGLEIHKRAAIKIDN, from the coding sequence ATGAACAATGCTCCAGATGGCATCCCGCAAAATTCAAGAAAAATCGATACGCTTTTGCCTAAAACCGATAAAATTGTTATTCTGCAGCTCTTAGAACTTTTTTCAAAAGTCGATCAAAGATCCTCACAGCTTAAAAACGATTCTGGTATCCATTGCCCAGATAGATGTGCGCAATGCTGTGCCACAGCCCAAGTCGAAACAACCGCAATTGAGATGCTTCCGCTAGCGGTTGAATTATGGCGAACAAACCAGGCCGACACATATCTTGAGCTGATCGATGCGACTCAAGGCTCAAGAAAATGCGTTTTTCTAAATCAAGATCCAGACGCACCCAATAACGGTCGTTGTGCGATTTATACGCTTAGGCCTTTGATTTGTCGACTATTTGGATTTTTTACGATAAGAAACAAATACGGTAAGTATGTTTACGGTGGATGCAAAATAATTAGAGAAAAATACCCCGAAGCTCATCAGAAAGCAATGTCGCTTATTGCAGCGCACACGCACCCATCTTTATTAACCGATTACACCATTCAAATTATCAGCATGGGTTGCGCTCTCGATAGAAAAATGGTTCCAATTAATCTTGCCGCAAAACTAGCTCTTGAAAAAGTTGGACTCGAAATACACAAAAGGGCAGCAATAAAAATAGATAATTAA
- a CDS encoding MATE family efflux transporter → MSNRKKRKIYTSLTNGPLSRSIWRLAIPMMIGAFLQNLFTLADLFFVGKLGYIAVAAISIADVILGFLIMVVMGVSSGATVLISHFIGKQEYENADSVLFQIIIISIFCAGAMICIGLFGTTWLLRLSGATPAIIPVALEYLKISFLWSIFIFLLIGLSQALRGSGEAVFPLKVLIFSNLLNVALDPIFIFGWGFIPRMEVAGSAIATIISEAVGVSLLLWHLLFGHSTLHFKKAVSRINIAVISRIFKIGIFSSIEIFLRQVSILLLLYLVTSYGETYIAAFGIVTRLRLSVVMLGLGMGSACSVLIGQNMGAGRPERATQTAKLTLRYYEYMVIPLSVFFFIFSKSIISAFNVNPQVVETGSTFLKFIAVTLPFLPPALIFGLGVAGAGDTIAPAAMTGIFQLGLRISIAYILSIIIQLGTNGLWLGMNVSDICQGLAMFWYFNRGYWKKRYYQHRDAIEEENIALIKS, encoded by the coding sequence ATGAGCAATAGAAAAAAACGAAAAATTTATACCAGCCTTACAAATGGTCCTTTAAGTCGCTCGATTTGGAGATTAGCCATTCCTATGATGATTGGAGCATTTCTTCAAAATTTGTTTACTTTGGCCGATTTATTTTTTGTTGGCAAACTTGGTTACATTGCCGTTGCTGCAATATCAATCGCGGATGTTATTCTTGGATTCTTAATTATGGTTGTTATGGGCGTTTCTTCAGGCGCAACAGTCTTGATTTCGCATTTTATCGGTAAACAAGAATACGAGAATGCTGATAGTGTACTTTTTCAGATCATCATTATAAGTATTTTCTGTGCAGGCGCGATGATCTGTATTGGGCTTTTTGGCACAACATGGCTTTTACGCTTATCCGGAGCCACGCCTGCCATTATCCCCGTGGCTCTCGAATATTTAAAGATAAGCTTTCTCTGGTCAATTTTTATCTTTCTCCTCATCGGGCTTAGTCAAGCTTTACGCGGGTCTGGCGAGGCTGTTTTTCCTCTAAAAGTATTAATATTTTCTAATTTACTAAACGTTGCGCTTGATCCAATTTTTATTTTCGGCTGGGGATTTATACCAAGAATGGAGGTAGCGGGATCTGCGATAGCAACCATTATTAGCGAGGCTGTCGGAGTCAGTTTACTTTTGTGGCACTTATTATTTGGTCACTCAACATTACATTTTAAAAAGGCAGTCTCAAGAATCAATATCGCTGTCATTTCACGAATCTTTAAAATTGGTATTTTTTCATCAATTGAAATATTCTTAAGACAGGTATCAATTCTCCTTTTATTATATCTCGTGACTTCTTATGGTGAAACGTACATCGCTGCTTTTGGTATTGTTACGCGACTTAGACTCTCCGTTGTAATGCTTGGCCTTGGAATGGGAAGCGCGTGTTCAGTTTTAATTGGACAAAACATGGGAGCCGGACGCCCTGAAAGAGCAACTCAAACCGCAAAATTAACATTACGATATTATGAATATATGGTTATCCCTTTGTCTGTATTTTTCTTTATTTTTTCAAAAAGCATTATAAGTGCCTTTAACGTTAATCCCCAAGTCGTTGAGACAGGAAGCACGTTCTTAAAATTCATTGCAGTGACTCTACCATTTTTACCCCCCGCTTTAATATTCGGCCTTGGCGTTGCAGGAGCCGGAGATACGATTGCACCAGCTGCAATGACTGGAATATTTCAATTAGGTCTCAGAATATCTATTGCTTACATATTATCTATTATTATTCAACTTGGTACAAACGGATTGTGGTTAGGAATGAACGTGTCAGACATCTGCCAAGGTCTCGCAATGTTTTGGTATTTTAACCGTGGGTATTGGAAAAAAAGATATTATCAACATCGAGATGCTATTGAAGAAGAAAATATTGCACTAATCAAATCATGA
- a CDS encoding S1-like domain-containing RNA-binding protein, whose protein sequence is MIEIGKYNKLKAVKTSADGVYLDAGNYGELLLPTAEVPDNYNAGDSLKVFLYRESETQIIPTTKKPHAILGEFACLKVLDVLPIGSFLDWGLPKDLFVPLSEQQEAMKEGVSYVVYIYKDDRHDRLAASSKLNAFLDQKPVAFKENEKVDLVICNQTELGYNAIVNHSHWGLLYKNEAFQTLEYGQKVQGFIKKIRADKRIDLSLHIQGYQKMDDLEEKIIAEINRVGGIFTVTDKSSPEIIYELFGVSKKKYKMALGSLYKLKRIIIEDDIIKIQ, encoded by the coding sequence ATGATTGAGATTGGAAAATATAATAAATTAAAAGCCGTGAAAACATCAGCAGACGGCGTCTATCTAGACGCAGGAAATTACGGTGAATTATTGCTTCCGACAGCCGAAGTCCCGGATAATTATAATGCTGGGGACTCATTAAAAGTTTTTCTTTATCGCGAGTCAGAGACGCAGATAATACCGACAACCAAAAAGCCACACGCGATCTTAGGAGAGTTTGCGTGCCTTAAGGTACTCGATGTTTTACCAATAGGCTCATTCTTAGATTGGGGACTGCCTAAAGATTTATTTGTTCCTTTATCCGAGCAACAAGAAGCTATGAAAGAAGGGGTGTCTTACGTTGTATATATCTATAAAGATGATCGACACGATCGTTTAGCGGCGTCATCAAAGTTAAACGCCTTTTTGGATCAAAAGCCTGTGGCTTTTAAAGAGAATGAAAAAGTTGATCTTGTGATTTGCAATCAAACAGAGCTTGGATATAATGCCATTGTTAATCATTCGCATTGGGGACTGCTTTATAAAAATGAAGCGTTTCAGACTCTTGAATACGGTCAAAAAGTACAAGGCTTTATTAAGAAAATCCGTGCAGATAAAAGAATTGATTTGAGTTTGCATATTCAGGGATACCAGAAAATGGATGATCTTGAAGAGAAAATCATTGCTGAAATCAATAGAGTGGGTGGAATATTTACGGTAACCGATAAAAGTTCGCCTGAAATAATTTATGAATTATTTGGCGTGAGTAAGAAAAAATATAAGATGGCTTTAGGATCTCTATACAAGCTTAAACGTATTATCATCGAGGACGATATTATTAAAATTCAGTAG